The Microbacterium phyllosphaerae region GGCGATCCACTCCTTCACCGAGGTCTGGCGCGCGTTCGGGGACGAGCGGGCCCTCGACGTCAGCCGGTTCTGGGGCGGATACGAGTTGGATGAGTCGGACGAGGAGCTCCACGTGGTCGTCGCCATCGATGCCACCTTGGTCCGGCGACTCGGAGAGCCGCAATACGAGTGGTTGACGAACCCCGGAATCGTCGTCATCGACGAAGCTCACACAGCACTCTCGAAGTCGTACACGGAGATCCTCCGGAACCTCGGGCTCACGGCGGCACGGACCGAGCGGCCGTTGCTCGGATTGACGGCGACGCCCTTCCGGGGTCGCAACGATGAGATCAACCAGCGTTTCGCCCAGCGTTTCGGTGAGAACCGACTCGAGTCGCTCGACGCAGACGATCCGATCGCGCAATTGAGGTCGTGGGAAGTCCTGTCGGAGGTCGATTACGAGATCCTCAACGGCGTCGAGGTCGCCTTGGGTGACCAGGACGCCGAGTTCCAGCGAATGAAAGAGGTCACGCCGGGGATGCTCGCGGCGATCGGCCAGGACATGCAGCGGACTTTGACCGTCGTGGAGCACATCAAACGACAGAACAGCGAGTGGCCGATCCTCGTCTTCGCGGCGTCGGTGGCATCCGCGCACACAATCGCAGCGCTTCTGCGATTGAACGATGTGAATGCGGATTCCGTGGATGGCGGCATGCGAAGGCAGCAACGCCGGCGCGTGATCGAACAGTTCAAATCCGGAGAGACGCAGGTACTGGTGAACTGCGACCTACTCACTCAGGGGTTCGACGCCCCCAAGGTACGTGCGCTCTACATCGCCCGCCCGACGTTCAGCCCGAACCGCTATCTGCAGATGGTGGGGCGAGGCCTTCGGGGCCCGAAGAACGGTGGTACCGAACGGTGCCTCATCGTGAACGTCGAGGACACCTTCGAACAGTTCGGCGAGGAACTGGCCTACAACGAATTCGACTACCTCTGGAGCAAGGCATGACCGACATCGAGACGACCACTCCGACAGAACCCGCTCAGCCGATCACTGATCCGCGCGAAGGAAGGGCTGCAGTCGTCGCCGAAGTGCGGCGTCGGTGGCTGGGGCCGCTCGATGGAGAGCACGAGGTGCTGCAGCGCAGCCCCGTGTACGCGTACCTGGTGGGCACGCTCTACCCGGTCGAGCAGGGAACAGCGGTTCCTGCCGAACTGGACGAGGTCGAGGACTCGGCCGGAGCGGTCGCCGAAGAGGAGGAGATCGAGTGGGAGTCGGCGGCCGACGACGGCGAGGGCGGTGACGCCGAGATCGAGGACCTCGGCGTGAACCTGACCGGTGCGTTCGGGTGGGCGCCGGCCTCCCTGGGAATGTCCTTCGTTCATGGTGGGTCGTCGCTGAGCATCGACCTTTCGGCCGGGGTGTACGAGAAGGGCGGTGACGAGCAGTGGACGCGACGGCCCGTGGGCGGCCGCGAGTTCATCGAGGTCGGTTCGAACGGTGAGATGTCGGTGCTCGAAGGGCGAGCGAAGCTGTCGTGGCGCTCGCGCCATCACAGGGGCCGCTGGCTGACCACAGTGGCGCTGTCCAACGACGCGAATGTCGCGGCAGGCGAAGCCAAGCGCTATCCGGAGCTGTGCCTCTTCCAGGTGGAGATGTCGTGCTCGGACGAGACCGGGCTGCTTCCCTACCCGCAGACGAGCGTTCACGTCTCCGCAGATGATCGCGAGCTGGCGTTCCGCTATCGGGACAAGCCGTCGTTCGCGATCGGCCATGGCGTTGCCGTCGAGTGCGTGCCGGCGTCGTCTCCGATCACCGTCCGAACGTCTGTGATTCCGCAGACCGAGGTGAGTGCGATCCGCGCGAAGCGAGGGGCCGGCGATGCCGTCAGGATGCGATGGCTGTCGGATGAGACGGTGCCCGTCCCCGACCTCGTCGAGGGGCTGTCGTCCGTCGCTCGGGATTACGCGGGTTGGATCTCAGAGCAGGAGGCCGAGGCTGCGAAGCTGGATGACACCGACGGCGCTATCGCAGCAAGTATCGTCGAGCGGCAGCACCGCGCACTCGAACGTATCGAAGAGGGCATCCGAGTCCTCAGCGAGGATGCACAAGTACTGCAGGCGTTCCGGATGGCCAACACCGCGATGCGATGGCAGATGCTGCGGCAGCGCAAGGTCGTCGACAAAGAGACGCGTTACGGTCGGAAGCTCTTCGACGACAAAGGAGCAGACGAACCGACGTGGCGCCCGTTCCAGCTGGGGTTCATCCTCAGCGCGCTGGCGTCGACTGTGGATGATGCGCACGATGATCGCGATCTCGTCGATCTGATCTGGTTCCCCACGGGCGGAGGTAAGACCGAGGCGTACCTCGGCCTCGCCGCGATCGAGATGATCCGACGCAGGCTGGCCCGTGGACACAAGGGTGGCGGGATGGCTGTGCTGACGCGCTACACGATGCGCCTCCTCACCGCACAGCAGTTCCAGCGCGCGGCGACACTCATATGCGCGCTCGAACTGATGCGCGCGGACGATGAGCGGCTGGATGAAGCTCCCGATTTCTCGATCGGTCTCTGGTTGGGCAACTCCACCACTCCAGGCACGTACAAGCAGGCCGAGAAGCAGTTGCGCGAAGTGAGACAGCAAAGCCGCCCGGACAACCCTTTCCAGCTGCTCGAGTGCCCGTGGTGCGCCGAGTCGATCATGCCGCCACGCAAGACGTCGAAGGATCGCCGATACGGGGTGAAGGCGAGCGCCTATGGGTTCGAGTTCTTCTGCCCGGATGACGCTTGTCCCTTCTCCGACACGCTTCCGGTTCAAGTCGTCGATGAGGGCATCTACGCGAACCCCCCGACGATGTTGGTGGCCACAGTCGACAAACTCGCACGTCTGGCCTGGATATCGGATGGATCCAGGATGTTCGGGATCGACAGCATCTGCGACGCTCCTTCGCTCGTGATCCAGGATGAGCTCCATCTCCTGTCCGGGCCGCTGGGCACCATCGTGGGTGCCTACGAGGCCGCGATCGGAGCCCTGCTCCGATGGAACGGCACAGGACCCAAGACGGTCGCTTCGACGGCGACCACCCGCGCGTCGGCGGACCAGGTTCAGGGGCTGATGGCGAAGAAGGTCGAGGCGTTCCCGCCTGCTGGGCTGCACGCCGAGGACAATCACTTCTCTGAACCCGACCCCGATGCTGCGGGAAGGCTCTATCTGGGAATCATGCCGCAGGCTCACACGCCTTCGTGGTCGATCGGTCAGATCGCGACCGAACTCCTCGACGCCCCGGTCGCCACCGGTTTGGCGGGGGAGGCGAAGGACCGGTACTGGACGCTTGCGGTTTACCACAACAGCCTTCGCGAACTCGGGCGCACGGTCACGATCCTTCGGGATGACGTTCAGAGCAACCTCGCGCGTCGGTCCGGCGGCGAGAAGCCGACTCGCGCTCTGGGCGCCGAAGGGGTGGAGGAGCTCAACGGCAACGTCCCCTCGGACGAGCTCATACGCCTCTTGCAGCGACTCGAGCGAGGGCCCGAGAACGCGGATGTGATCGATGCCCTGGCGACGACGAACATCATGTCGGTCGGGATCGACGTCCAACGGCTCGGAATGATGCTCGTGAACGGCCACACGAAGACGACCGCCGAGTACATCCAGGCGACCTCCCGTGTCGGACGTGGGACGACGCCGGGGCTGGTCGTCACGATGTTCCGCTCGGGAAAGCCGAGAGACAGGTCGGTGTTCGAATCGTTCGACGCGTATCACAGCGCCTATTACCGGTTCGTCGAACCGTCGAGCGTCACGCCCTGGTCTCTGCAGGCGCGGCGTCGGGCTCTGCGCGCAGCGCTGGTCATCCTCGTGAGGCATGGCGTCGGGAGGAATGGAAACGCTGATGCTGCGTACTTCGACCCTGATTCAGCGGGCGTCGAGAAGGCGGTTTCGTTGTTGAAGGAGCACATCGCATGCGCTGACCAACGCGAGGCGGAACAGGTCGGCCGCGAGATCGACGAGGCCGTCCTCGACTGGGTGGAGGTACGCGAGCGGGCTTCGCGTGCGGGCAAGTCGCTCGTGTACCAGTCGAAGGACCCGGAGGAGCGGCTGCTCCGCCAGTTCACCGAGCCAGGAGCGGGCTGGCCGGTGATGAACTCGATGAGGAATGTGGACAGGGTCGTGAAGGTGCGAGCGAAGGGAGAGAGAAATGGTTGAGTCGACGGTGAAGACGATCCGAGCCTCCGAGACGGTCGCCCCCTACGGTCCGGGAGCGATCGTGGACATCCTCGGTCAGTCGTTCATGGTGCCGACCGGGGACAAGTGGCCTTCGCAGAAGGTGCGAGAGAGGGTGGATTCGTCCCGACTCGCCGATGCCCTCCATGTTCAGGAACTGTGGGCGGCCCCGACGACCCACGAACCTGAGAAGGGCACGGTGCCGGGACTCGAGTTCGTCCGGTTCCCCGGGTGGCTCTTCTGCCAGGTGTGCCGCCGGTTGGTCAAGTGGAGCCCCAAGCTCGAGACCGGTCGCGCTCCACACTGCGCCGAGACCGGGTGCGACGGACGGCTCGTCCCGATGAGGTTCGTCCTCGTCTGCACGGAGAACAGCCACCTCGGTGACGTCCCATGGGGTGACTGGGCACATCGTGGATCTGAGGGCGATTGCAGATCATCCGAGAGGTTGCGCTTCCGCACGCTTGAAGGAGTCGGTGACGGTCTGAGCAGTCTCCAGGTCTCCTGCGATGCCTGCGGAGCGAAGAGGTCGCTGGGCGAACTCCGCCGCGATGCGTTGGCCAAGGACGGATTCTCCTGTAGGGGTACCCAGCCCTGGGAAAACGAGTGGACCGGCTGCGGAAAGCCCGTGGATGCGCAGCAGCGGGGCGCGACCAGCCTCCACTTCAGCGACTCCGTGAGTGCCATCGACATCCCGCCCGTTCCCAGTCGTGGATCCGACAAAGAGGACGCGATCCGTGGCCACGGGCTGTTCGACAGCCTCGGCGCCGCTGTCCCCGCGTTGCGCGACGGCATGGTCGCCCAGATGGTTACGGATCTCGGGGTATCGGTGGAGGAGATCGAGGCGCTGGTGGATGACGCCGGACCAGTCGAGCGCCGCGAGATCATGAGTACCCTTCAGAGCGACGAGTTCGAAGCATTCGTCAGGGCGGTTTCCGGAACCGCGCCCATGCAGGACTTCGTGACGAGGCCGATCAAGCTGCACCCGACGGGCGAGGATGCCAGCGATGGCGTGGCCGCGAGGATCCAGGACGTGGTGCTGGTCGACAGGCTCCGCGACGTCCGAGCGGTGCGAGGCTTCCGCAGGTACTCCCCGGAGGCGACTGCAGTCCCGGCTGTGTCGACACAGTCCTTCGAGAAGTCCTGGCTGCCGGCGGCCGAGGGATACGGCGAGGGGATCTTCATCCGTTTCGACGCTGCTGCCGTCGAGGAATGGGCAGCGCAGCCGGCGGTCAGAACTCTCGAGGAGACGCTCCTGGAGCATCAGAATCACTCCACTCTCGGACTTCGCCTGCACGTCGTGTCCGCTGAGTACGTGTTGCTCCACTCATTCGCTCACCTGCTGATGCGAGAGTTGGCTTTCAGTAGCGGGTACACCGCGTCCTCCCTGAGGGAGCGGGTCTACTGCGAGGCCGCCGGAGACTACGGCGTGTTCATCTACACGACCACGGCGGACGTCGAAGGGACGCTCGGCGGCCTCGTCCGCCAGGGGGAGCCGGACCTGCTGGTGCCGGCGATCGTGGCAGCCCTGGAGCAGGCCGCCTGGTGCCCGAACGATCCCGTATGCGCCGAGTCGGAACCACAGAGCATCGACGGGCTGAATCTCGCCGCGTGCCACGCGTGTAGCCTCGCCCCTGAGACGTCGTGTGAATCGTCGAACCTACTGCTCGACAGGACGTTCGTGGTCGGAGGGGAGAAGGTCGTCGGTTTCTTCGGTCCGGTCCTCGACGCGATGCTCGGACAGCGCATCGGCTGATCGCGATCGAACCTCGTCGATGATCCGGGCGGCGACAGGACCTACGTCCGCCCGGATCTCGTGCTCCCAGAAGCGCAGCACGAGCCATCCGCGTCGGGTGAGGAACTCGGTCGTCTGTGAGTCGCGCGCCCGATTGGTCGCGATCTTGTCCGACCAGAACGTGGCGTTCGATTTCGGAGCCTGATGATGTTTCGGACACCCATGCCAGAAGCAGCCGTCGATCAGAACAGCCACCCGAGTTCGACGGAAGAGCATGTCGACCGTCCGGCGCAGATCTTGCTCAGGGCGTGCGTTGACTCGGTAGCGAAGCCCTGCCGCATGGACGATTCGTCTGACCTGCATCTCCGGTCCGGTGTCGCGCCCGCGGTTCGCTCGCATGGTCGCTCGCGCCGCGGGGCTGCTGGCCCATGAGGCGGATTCTGCGGATGCCGGCGACGCTTCCATTCGTCCATCCTGCAACGTCGTAGGATCAGATCAACCCGTTTGCTCTGCGGGTTTTCGACCGCCCGGGAGGCGCCGATGGGGAACGCCATCTCAGTGCTCGACCTGTTCGCGGGAGCCGGCGGACTCACCCAGGGGATGCATGAGGCATCACCTCGTTTCGAAGTTGTTCGCGCGGTGGAGAAGGACCGCGATGCGGCGGCGACCTTCGCGCTCAATCACGGTGAGGGCGTCACCTACCAGGGCGGCATCGAAGAGTGGCTGCGCGAGGAGACGGTGCCCTCTGTCGATGTGATCGTCGGGGGACCGCCCTGCCAGGGGTTCTCCACTCTCGGTAAGCAGAACGCCGAGGACGAGCGCAACACGTTGTGGCGTGAGTACGCCGAGACGATCATCCGTGCTCAGCCGAAGTACTTCGTCCTCGAGAACGTCGCGGTCTTCGCGAAGTCGCCCCAGTTCCGGGATCTCACTCAGGCGACAGAGCCGGGCGGGATCCTCAGCGACTATGCGTTCGAGTGGGACGTGCTCAACGCGGCGGACTTCGGTGCGCCACAGGCGCGCAAGCGCGCGATCCTCATCGGCCGGCACCGCGACATGCCGGACATCGGTCTACCGGCGGCGACTCACCGACGTGAAGAACACGTCAGTGTCGGCCAGGTCTTCGCAGGCATCCCGCTCGAGGTGGATCCAGCTCTTGTGGACCGCCGGGTGGAGATCGACGGTCGTGCGCATCGCGGCCCGTGGAGCTCGAGAGAGCTTCATATCGGTCGTGACTATGCGGAGATCTCTCTGAAGCGTTTCGCCAGCATCCCGCCGGGCGGAAACAGGTTCAACCTCCCTGATGAGCTGCTCGCGCCGTGCTGGCGTAAGCACAAGTCGGGTTCCGGCGATGTCATGGGGAGGCTGTACGTGGACAAGCCATCGGTGACGATCCGCACGGAGTTCTTCAAGCCGGAGAAGGGGCGATACCTCCACCCTTCGGCCGACCGGGCGATCACTCACTACGAGGCGGCGGTTCTCCAGGGTTTTCCGGTCGACTACCGCTTCGCGGGGTCTCGGACCGCAATCGCTCGCCAGATCGGCAACGCTGTCCCGATTCCCCTCGGAAGGGCGATCGGGCGACACCTCGTGCGGGCGTTCGACTGACCGGAGCTCTCGATGCCCCGCAGTGCTGGCGAGGTGATGGAGGGCTGTACTCAGGCCCGAGGGGGATGCACCGTATAGGCGATGCCGAGATCTTCCAGCAGAGTGACGACTGGCCCGCTCGGTCCGATGGAGTTCGATTCAGAGCTGGCGAAGAAGTGCCAATGTGCTCCTTCGATCAGCCCTTCATCGACGAGGTATGCGTCTGATCTGAGCTGGGCCTCGATCGATTCGGTCAGGTAGACACGTCCTGACTTGGATTCGTGTGCGATGCCCGCAGCCATGGCATCGACACGTCGTGCGACCGCATTGCAGACGACAGCGCATGCTGCGGTCGAGAACACGACCTGGGTGTCTGCTTTCGTTCGAGAGGACTGCAGGGATGCGGTCAGCCAGGCCTCGGCGTCGGGGCCTGTGGCGAAGAACCGAGCACGTGTGCCGCTGACATGCCCCGGCCCGCTCATCGCCGACGCCAGGGTGTTGATACCTGTCTTGCCCTTCTGAAGCTTCAGCAACGCTTTGTCGCTGAACCCTGCCTCGCCCAAAGCGCTCCATCCTTCCGGGGTGGCTGACTTCAACGCCGTCAGCTTGACGCGGTCAGGCAGCCAATCCAGCGCGACGACGGCAGCGGCGGCGGCTGGAGCGAGGCCGGGATGATCGATCATGAAGCGCGCGACTTTTCCCGAGAAAGCCGTCAGATCACCGGTCACGGGCACAAGGCCGATCATGCTGAAGCCGGCGCCCACCCAATCCGCACGAATCGCTGAGCCGACGGCGTCGCGCAGATCGACGACACTTCCGGCTACCCAGCCCACCCCGGGAATGAAGCTGGTACCGCCGGCCGCGAGGTTGCCGGCCAGCCAGGCCAGTGTGTCGCCGGGGGCGAGCTCTCCGAGCACGGCGCCCTGCGCGAACTCTGTGGCGAAGGTCAGTGCGTCGACCCTCTGATCCGGCCAGAGTGGGTCCAATCCCTGGTCCGCGCGATGCGAGACCTCGTACCCGTCTTCCAACCCGTCATCGTCCGTGTCGGCGGAATCCGCGGCGGTCCCCAGCTCGTCGACCTCATAGCGATCATCGAGCCCGTCCAGGTCGGTATCGGTGTGGAACGGATCGAGCGAGAGATCCGCTTCAGCGCTGTCGTTCAGGCCGTCTGCGTCGGTATCAGAATCGAGGGGATCCGCGAAGATGGCGAATGCCCGGTCCGGTGCCCGAGAAGCACCGGCTTCGATACCGTCGTCCAGGCCGTCGGAATCGGAGTCTGCCCGCAGCGGATCCGTCCGATACGTGATCTCAGCTGTGCTCTGCCATCCGAGCACCTCGAGCTGGTCTCCGAGCCCGTCACCGTCAGAATCCGAACGCGTCGGATCGGAGACGCCCACATACCCAACTCCCTCGGCGTCGCCGGCTTCTTGAGAGTCGGTGAGACCATCACCGTCCGTGTCCGCAGACCACGGATCGGTGACGAAGGTCGCGCCTCGCACAGTTACCCATCCTGAACTCTCGACGTGGTCCGGAAGTCCGTCGCCGTCGCTGTCCTTCAAGCGATCGACGAAGACGTACAACCCGGCGCCCACCAGTCCGGCAACCGCCACCATGGCCGCGGCGGATATCAGTCGTGTGGCTCTCCGCCGCGGCGGCGTGCGGGTCGAAGGATCTTCGGACGCCGAAGCTTGAGACATGTCTCGACTCTGTTTCTCTGTCTGGTTCGGCTGTCGGACGGCCGAATCAATCGGCCCGCCGTGCCCTCACAGAACTATAGGACTGGACATCTTCTCGTCGGCAGCAGAGATCGATGGGAGCGCCGGGATCAAGGTCTGAATGGGCCTTGATCCCAGTCGGCGGCATGGTGAAAGAAATCCGTCGCGGACACGGGGGTGCTGTGGTGCAGTCCGAAACGGGGTGGGGGTGACGAATTGTCGATGGGCAGAATCGTCCACCCGAATTCCGAGTCTGCGGGACTGAACACGACGAGGAGCCTCTCCTCGTCCGGCTCGGGGGGCAGGACGTCATCGAGGAAATCGCTGATGCCTGACATCAGCTCGGCCCAGCGTGAGGCGAGAGAGACGTCCGGGCGGGCGGGGTCGTGCGCGGGGAGAACGGCGACGATCGCGACATCGCCAGCGACCGCCAGGTAGGTCCACCGTTCCACGCCGCTGCCCGAGAGGCTGCGGCCGAATGCGAGACCAGGTGTCCAGCCACCGCGAGCGAGCTGCGACACCAGCGAGTGGAGCGCATCGGCGAGCGGGATCGGCCAGTTTCGCCCCTCGGTGGCGAAGCTTCCGCCCTCGAGCGTCCGGAGCCCGACACCGGAGTCCCGCGGGATGTGCGGGAGCCGAAGCCCCTGTTCTGTGAATTCGGCGAGGATGGTGAGCGCGGTCGCCTCGTCGGGCCCGGATCGCCGGAACGGGTGCACCGCCTCCCACCCCTGGCCGCTGAACTCTCCTCCGCGCAGCGTGGCATCGATGAGGTTCAACCCGTCGACCTTCGCACCCCAGAAGTCGAAGCCTCGGAGGTCCGCGCCGGTCAGGTTTGCCCAGGTCATGTCGGAATGATCGAACCGGATGTTGCGCAGCTGTCCCGCGTTGAGGGATCCGATCAGGTCGGCGCGCGCTTGCCGTTCCTCTCGATCGTCGATGAAGAATCCGGGATGGCTCCGCATCCCCTCGTCGACGAGGCGGTCATCCACCGGCTGGAAGCTCGCGCGGGCCAGTGTGCAGTCGGAGAAGACGACATCATCCAGTCGGCTGCCGTCGAATCGGGCCCGCGTGAGCTCAGTGTGTTCGAAGGAGCTCTCGCTGATCGACCCCGACGTGACCTCTGCGCCGTCGAAGACGGAGCGATGGAACCGACATCCGTTCACCTGGGCATGCGAGGCGAGGAGATGCTCGATCCGAGTCCCCTCCCCTCGGACGGCGTTCAACTGCGAGTTGAACAGGACGGTCTGGCCCCAGCGGATGTCATCCAGACGTGATTCGCTGATCTTCGACCAGGCCAGATCGATGAATGACGCGGACGATCGATCGAACACCACTCGCTCCAGCGTGGCGTTCCGGAAGCTCGCGCCGTCGAGGACCGCGTCGGACATGTCAGCGTCGACCAACGTACTCCCGTCGAAGATCGCGCGGGTCAGGTCGCAGCCGTGAAGGTTCGCCTCGAGGATAAGTGTCGACCGGAGGTCGAGATGACGGGTGTTCAGCGCTTCGAGATCGCGAGAAGGGACGGGGAGGAGTGCGAAGGAACCGGGGAAGTCGGTGGCGAACACATCGGAGAGAGGGAGCCACGTTCCCGACTCCTCGTCACGCACATGGGGTGCCGTTCCCGGGGTCATTTCGACAAGGGCCAGGAGCTCGATGATCGCGTACGCGATCGCACCGGTCGAGGTCGTGTGAGGTAACTCTCTCGATACGAGTGCCGGCTCGGTGCCAGGCGTCCATCCGAGCATGGACCAGTCGGCGCGGGACTCATCCGCACTGCTCCCAGGATGTCTACGCTGCGCTCGGCGGTTCTCCATGTGCCCGAGGACATCGATCTTGATCGCATCGCGCATGCGGAGGACGGCTACGCGGAAGCCGTCGTCGAGCTCCGGCCCGGTCTGCAGGACCAGACGCTGCAACGCAGCATCCTCGATCGCTGCGCCCAGTGAGTCGATGACGGGGAACCACTCCGATTCCAGAACGAGGCTGATTCGCTGACCGCGGAGCCGCGATGGAACAGTATGCCCTTCGTGGCTGACCTCCAGATCGGCGGGGAGGATTCCGAGGAACCGAGCGACGTCGGTCACATCATCCGCCGCCCACCGGAACGAGGTCTGTTCCGTGTAGAACGGCCAGGCGACGGCATCTGCGGGGCGGGCGATGAACGAGGAAGTCATGCGGTTTCCTCGGAATCGGCGTCGGTGGGATCAATCCTGTACAGCCGCGCTTCGAGTCCCGTGTCCGGTTCGATGCCCGACGCGTACATCGGCGGATCTCCCCACGTCTCCCCGGTGTCGTATCGCCGCTCCATTTCGCCGACTCGGACCGCCACCGTCACGGTCTCATCTTCGTGGGTGATGTCCCACTCGCCGACTGCGATGAGCTCATCGGCGGAAGTCGCGAGTTCCTCCTCGAACGTCCCGTCCTCGAACAAGAAGATCCGTGTGTCTGCGAGTTTCCCGTTCGGGTAATGCTTGAGGTAGACGGCGCGGGATGGCGACGGTGTCATTGGTTCAGAGTATCGACTCGGGTCGACACAAGGCATTACGAGATGCCAGCGGAGAAAATATTCACCTCGCGCCGCGAGGAGGTACCTACCGGGGGTCGATGCTGTCATCGATCGCCAAGTCTCTCCGTATGCGTTCGACCATTTCGCGATGATGGCGGACGAGCTGCTCGTCGCTCCAACCTTGTTCGCGAGTGGTCTCAGCCATCAGGTGGAGCTTCGCGCTCTGGGCTTCGATCGTCGAACGGAAGTTCTCGGCCTTCGCTCTCGGAAGAGAGTTGCTGAACTTCGAGTTCGCTCCGACGCTCACAAGGGCGAGATTGCCGATCAGATTGAGATTCTCGGGGGACACCACCGCACCGCTCTGATGCTCATCGGGGCGCTGCGGGTAGAAGTGTTCGATCGAGTTGCGGAACGAGAATCGGAAGTCCCGCTGAGGTGCATCACGTAGTAGGAGGTAGTCCAGATATGTGAAGACGATTCGGGGGATGTCGAAGCCTTGCGGTTGCGCGGACACGGGAAAAGCCTCCCGGACCCTTGCGCGGGCATAGTCCTGCAGAAGCCCCGCGAGGTCGCTCCCGGCGAGGGGCGAGCCAGCGGCCGCT contains the following coding sequences:
- a CDS encoding helicase-related protein gives rise to the protein MTDIETTTPTEPAQPITDPREGRAAVVAEVRRRWLGPLDGEHEVLQRSPVYAYLVGTLYPVEQGTAVPAELDEVEDSAGAVAEEEEIEWESAADDGEGGDAEIEDLGVNLTGAFGWAPASLGMSFVHGGSSLSIDLSAGVYEKGGDEQWTRRPVGGREFIEVGSNGEMSVLEGRAKLSWRSRHHRGRWLTTVALSNDANVAAGEAKRYPELCLFQVEMSCSDETGLLPYPQTSVHVSADDRELAFRYRDKPSFAIGHGVAVECVPASSPITVRTSVIPQTEVSAIRAKRGAGDAVRMRWLSDETVPVPDLVEGLSSVARDYAGWISEQEAEAAKLDDTDGAIAASIVERQHRALERIEEGIRVLSEDAQVLQAFRMANTAMRWQMLRQRKVVDKETRYGRKLFDDKGADEPTWRPFQLGFILSALASTVDDAHDDRDLVDLIWFPTGGGKTEAYLGLAAIEMIRRRLARGHKGGGMAVLTRYTMRLLTAQQFQRAATLICALELMRADDERLDEAPDFSIGLWLGNSTTPGTYKQAEKQLREVRQQSRPDNPFQLLECPWCAESIMPPRKTSKDRRYGVKASAYGFEFFCPDDACPFSDTLPVQVVDEGIYANPPTMLVATVDKLARLAWISDGSRMFGIDSICDAPSLVIQDELHLLSGPLGTIVGAYEAAIGALLRWNGTGPKTVASTATTRASADQVQGLMAKKVEAFPPAGLHAEDNHFSEPDPDAAGRLYLGIMPQAHTPSWSIGQIATELLDAPVATGLAGEAKDRYWTLAVYHNSLRELGRTVTILRDDVQSNLARRSGGEKPTRALGAEGVEELNGNVPSDELIRLLQRLERGPENADVIDALATTNIMSVGIDVQRLGMMLVNGHTKTTAEYIQATSRVGRGTTPGLVVTMFRSGKPRDRSVFESFDAYHSAYYRFVEPSSVTPWSLQARRRALRAALVILVRHGVGRNGNADAAYFDPDSAGVEKAVSLLKEHIACADQREAEQVGREIDEAVLDWVEVRERASRAGKSLVYQSKDPEERLLRQFTEPGAGWPVMNSMRNVDRVVKVRAKGERNG
- a CDS encoding DUF1998 domain-containing protein, with protein sequence MDILGQSFMVPTGDKWPSQKVRERVDSSRLADALHVQELWAAPTTHEPEKGTVPGLEFVRFPGWLFCQVCRRLVKWSPKLETGRAPHCAETGCDGRLVPMRFVLVCTENSHLGDVPWGDWAHRGSEGDCRSSERLRFRTLEGVGDGLSSLQVSCDACGAKRSLGELRRDALAKDGFSCRGTQPWENEWTGCGKPVDAQQRGATSLHFSDSVSAIDIPPVPSRGSDKEDAIRGHGLFDSLGAAVPALRDGMVAQMVTDLGVSVEEIEALVDDAGPVERREIMSTLQSDEFEAFVRAVSGTAPMQDFVTRPIKLHPTGEDASDGVAARIQDVVLVDRLRDVRAVRGFRRYSPEATAVPAVSTQSFEKSWLPAAEGYGEGIFIRFDAAAVEEWAAQPAVRTLEETLLEHQNHSTLGLRLHVVSAEYVLLHSFAHLLMRELAFSSGYTASSLRERVYCEAAGDYGVFIYTTTADVEGTLGGLVRQGEPDLLVPAIVAALEQAAWCPNDPVCAESEPQSIDGLNLAACHACSLAPETSCESSNLLLDRTFVVGGEKVVGFFGPVLDAMLGQRIG
- a CDS encoding very short patch repair endonuclease, translated to MEASPASAESASWASSPAARATMRANRGRDTGPEMQVRRIVHAAGLRYRVNARPEQDLRRTVDMLFRRTRVAVLIDGCFWHGCPKHHQAPKSNATFWSDKIATNRARDSQTTEFLTRRGWLVLRFWEHEIRADVGPVAARIIDEVRSRSADALSEHRVEDRTEETDDLLPSDHERPVEQ
- a CDS encoding DNA cytosine methyltransferase; its protein translation is MGNAISVLDLFAGAGGLTQGMHEASPRFEVVRAVEKDRDAAATFALNHGEGVTYQGGIEEWLREETVPSVDVIVGGPPCQGFSTLGKQNAEDERNTLWREYAETIIRAQPKYFVLENVAVFAKSPQFRDLTQATEPGGILSDYAFEWDVLNAADFGAPQARKRAILIGRHRDMPDIGLPAATHRREEHVSVGQVFAGIPLEVDPALVDRRVEIDGRAHRGPWSSRELHIGRDYAEISLKRFASIPPGGNRFNLPDELLAPCWRKHKSGSGDVMGRLYVDKPSVTIRTEFFKPEKGRYLHPSADRAITHYEAAVLQGFPVDYRFAGSRTAIARQIGNAVPIPLGRAIGRHLVRAFD
- a CDS encoding pentapeptide repeat-containing protein; this translates as MTSSFIARPADAVAWPFYTEQTSFRWAADDVTDVARFLGILPADLEVSHEGHTVPSRLRGQRISLVLESEWFPVIDSLGAAIEDAALQRLVLQTGPELDDGFRVAVLRMRDAIKIDVLGHMENRRAQRRHPGSSADESRADWSMLGWTPGTEPALVSRELPHTTSTGAIAYAIIELLALVEMTPGTAPHVRDEESGTWLPLSDVFATDFPGSFALLPVPSRDLEALNTRHLDLRSTLILEANLHGCDLTRAIFDGSTLVDADMSDAVLDGASFRNATLERVVFDRSSASFIDLAWSKISESRLDDIRWGQTVLFNSQLNAVRGEGTRIEHLLASHAQVNGCRFHRSVFDGAEVTSGSISESSFEHTELTRARFDGSRLDDVVFSDCTLARASFQPVDDRLVDEGMRSHPGFFIDDREERQARADLIGSLNAGQLRNIRFDHSDMTWANLTGADLRGFDFWGAKVDGLNLIDATLRGGEFSGQGWEAVHPFRRSGPDEATALTILAEFTEQGLRLPHIPRDSGVGLRTLEGGSFATEGRNWPIPLADALHSLVSQLARGGWTPGLAFGRSLSGSGVERWTYLAVAGDVAIVAVLPAHDPARPDVSLASRWAELMSGISDFLDDVLPPEPDEERLLVVFSPADSEFGWTILPIDNSSPPPRFGLHHSTPVSATDFFHHAADWDQGPFRP